The proteins below come from a single Piscinibacter gummiphilus genomic window:
- the bktB gene encoding beta-ketothiolase BktB: MKREVVVVSGVRTAIGTFGGALKDVTPTQLGATVTREALARAKVEGKDVGHVVFGHVINTEPRDMYIARVAAIEGGIGQETPALTVNRLCGSGLQAVVSAAQSILLGDAEIAVAGGAECMSRGPYSLPQARFGARMGNATMVDMMVGALHDPFHNVHMGITAENVAAKWDISRGQQDEAALESHRRAQKAIEAGYFKEQIVPIVQESRKGPVTFDTDEHVRFNAKLDDMAKLKPAFKKDGGTVTAGNASGVNDGAAALVLMERAEAERRGLKPMARLVAYAHAGVDPLYMGIGPVPATRKVLEKAGLKVSDLDVIEANEAFAAQACAVSKDLGLDPAKVNPNGSGISLGHPVGATGAIITVKALYELQRTQGRYALVTMCIGGGQGIAAIFERL; encoded by the coding sequence ATGAAAAGAGAAGTCGTGGTCGTGAGCGGTGTGCGCACCGCCATCGGGACGTTTGGCGGCGCGCTGAAAGACGTGACACCCACGCAGCTGGGCGCCACCGTCACGCGCGAGGCGCTGGCCCGCGCGAAGGTCGAAGGCAAGGACGTGGGCCACGTCGTCTTCGGCCACGTCATCAACACCGAGCCGCGCGACATGTACATCGCGCGCGTGGCCGCCATCGAAGGTGGCATCGGGCAAGAGACCCCTGCACTGACCGTCAACCGCCTCTGCGGCTCGGGCCTGCAGGCCGTGGTCAGCGCCGCGCAGAGCATTCTGCTCGGCGATGCCGAGATCGCGGTTGCCGGCGGTGCCGAATGCATGAGCCGCGGCCCCTACTCGCTGCCGCAAGCCCGCTTCGGCGCGCGCATGGGCAACGCCACGATGGTCGACATGATGGTCGGTGCGCTGCACGACCCCTTCCACAACGTGCACATGGGCATCACCGCCGAAAACGTGGCCGCCAAGTGGGACATCAGCCGCGGCCAGCAGGATGAAGCCGCACTCGAAAGCCACCGCCGCGCGCAGAAGGCCATCGAAGCCGGCTACTTCAAGGAACAGATTGTTCCCATCGTGCAGGAGAGCCGCAAAGGCCCTGTCACCTTCGACACCGACGAGCACGTGCGATTCAACGCCAAGCTCGACGACATGGCCAAGCTCAAGCCCGCGTTCAAGAAGGATGGCGGCACGGTGACGGCCGGCAATGCATCGGGCGTGAACGACGGTGCAGCCGCGCTGGTGCTGATGGAGCGCGCCGAAGCCGAACGCCGCGGCCTGAAGCCGATGGCTCGCCTGGTGGCGTATGCGCACGCGGGTGTCGACCCGCTCTACATGGGCATCGGCCCGGTGCCGGCGACGCGCAAGGTGCTGGAGAAGGCGGGGCTCAAGGTGAGCGACCTCGATGTGATTGAAGCCAACGAAGCCTTCGCGGCACAGGCCTGCGCGGTGAGCAAGGACCTCGGCCTCGACCCGGCCAAGGTCAACCCCAACGGCTCGGGCATCTCGCTCGGCCACCCGGTGGGCGCGACCGGCGCGATCATCACCGTGAAGGCGCTGTACGAGTTGCAGCGCACGCAGGGCCGCTATGCACTAGTGACGATGTGCATCGGTGGCGGGCAAGGCATCGCTGCGATCTTCGAGCGCCTGTAA
- a CDS encoding SDR family oxidoreductase — protein sequence MTDSCIVITGAAGALGQAVAQHFLSAGHKLGLLDHDAQRLRTVFGSPAKAVLHAADVTSADSVSAVITQVLQAHGRIDGLVHVAGGFEMGEGVHQITRASWDRMMNLNAWSFVNLTQAVVPVMQRQGGGRIVAVSAAAAREGAALKGAYAASKSALQRLVESLSREVRAQGIAVNSVAPTTLDTSANRAAMPDADRTAWVPLDVAAQAIAFLATPAGAAVHGQHVQLGSA from the coding sequence ATGACTGACAGCTGCATCGTGATCACCGGCGCTGCCGGTGCGCTGGGCCAGGCGGTGGCGCAGCATTTCCTCTCGGCGGGCCACAAGCTGGGTCTGCTCGACCATGACGCCCAACGCTTGCGCACCGTGTTCGGTTCGCCCGCGAAGGCGGTGCTTCACGCTGCCGACGTGACATCCGCCGACAGCGTGAGCGCGGTCATCACACAGGTGCTGCAAGCCCACGGCCGCATCGACGGGCTCGTGCACGTGGCTGGCGGCTTCGAGATGGGCGAGGGCGTGCATCAGATCACCCGCGCCTCGTGGGACCGCATGATGAACCTGAACGCGTGGTCGTTCGTGAACCTCACGCAGGCGGTGGTCCCGGTGATGCAGCGCCAGGGCGGAGGCCGCATCGTCGCCGTCTCGGCCGCCGCAGCCCGCGAGGGCGCGGCGCTGAAGGGGGCCTATGCCGCCTCGAAGAGTGCACTGCAGCGGCTGGTGGAATCGCTCTCGCGCGAGGTGCGGGCGCAAGGCATTGCGGTCAACAGCGTGGCGCCCACCACGCTCGACACGTCGGCCAATCGCGCCGCCATGCCCGATGCCGATCGCACGGCGTGGGTGCCGCTCGACGTGGCCGCGCAGGCGATTGCCTTCCTCGCGACGCCAGCCGGCGCCGCCGTGCACGGGCAACACGTCCAACTCGGGAGCGCCTGA
- a CDS encoding carboxylesterase/lipase family protein: MSSPSPLVRTALGDLQGLHDGGVSAWLGVPYAQPPVGALRFKPALPVRPWQGVRDATNFGAACPQKVMGSMKSLGPALDEDCLTLNIWSPAADGKKRPVMVWIHGGAFLLGSARAYTGAHLAAQGDIVVVAINYRLGVFGFVNFGEALGDARIESNLGLRDQILALRWVRDHIEAFGGDPDQVTLAGESAGSMSVSLLMHAQEARPLFHRAIMQSGALNLIHDRATSLRVAKLYLDHLGVKTLEALQALPVQALQAAQESVHQQVPQTVPAAPWYDGALLPASLEDARRAPTPEIPLLAGYNRDEIRFFELWRGVADVFLSRERMQAVLQRQLGDTFAEQVLAAYPESKDGRRRLGTHMSFAMPTLHFAERHAARHPTWFYRFDHGHPLLGALHAIELFYLWDMKGPLPMMLRGGPLWGSRRALATRLRSHWIRFVREGRPGDEWQPFDTSRRATLVFGRRDRVVDDPEGPLRAAWGAQDSGPGMVTLGSG; this comes from the coding sequence ATGTCGAGCCCTTCGCCGCTCGTTCGCACCGCGCTCGGTGACCTGCAAGGCCTGCATGACGGCGGTGTGAGCGCCTGGCTCGGCGTTCCGTATGCACAGCCGCCCGTGGGTGCGCTGCGCTTCAAGCCGGCCTTGCCCGTGCGTCCGTGGCAGGGCGTGCGCGATGCCACGAACTTCGGCGCCGCCTGCCCGCAGAAGGTGATGGGCAGCATGAAGTCGCTCGGGCCCGCGCTCGATGAAGACTGCCTCACGCTCAACATCTGGAGCCCCGCGGCCGACGGCAAGAAGCGCCCGGTGATGGTGTGGATCCACGGCGGTGCCTTCCTGCTTGGCAGTGCACGGGCCTACACCGGCGCGCACCTCGCGGCCCAGGGCGACATCGTCGTCGTCGCGATCAACTACCGCCTCGGTGTCTTCGGCTTCGTGAACTTCGGCGAAGCGCTGGGCGATGCTCGAATCGAGAGCAACCTCGGCCTGCGCGACCAGATCCTCGCCCTCCGATGGGTGCGCGACCACATCGAAGCGTTCGGAGGCGACCCCGACCAGGTCACCCTAGCGGGCGAATCGGCTGGCTCGATGTCGGTCTCGCTGCTCATGCATGCGCAGGAGGCACGCCCGCTCTTCCACCGCGCCATCATGCAAAGCGGTGCCCTGAACCTGATCCACGACCGCGCGACCAGCCTTCGCGTGGCGAAGCTTTACCTGGACCACCTCGGCGTGAAGACGCTCGAGGCGCTGCAGGCCCTGCCCGTGCAGGCGTTGCAGGCCGCTCAGGAGTCCGTGCACCAGCAGGTGCCGCAGACCGTCCCCGCTGCGCCTTGGTACGACGGTGCGCTGCTGCCTGCGTCGCTCGAAGACGCACGCCGGGCGCCCACTCCCGAGATCCCGCTGCTCGCCGGCTACAACCGCGACGAGATCCGCTTCTTCGAGCTGTGGCGCGGCGTGGCCGATGTGTTCCTGTCACGCGAGCGCATGCAGGCCGTGCTGCAGCGCCAGCTCGGCGACACGTTTGCCGAACAGGTGCTGGCGGCCTACCCCGAGTCGAAAGACGGGCGGCGCCGCCTTGGCACGCACATGAGCTTTGCGATGCCCACGCTGCATTTCGCCGAGCGGCATGCGGCCCGGCATCCGACCTGGTTCTACCGCTTCGACCACGGGCACCCGCTGCTCGGCGCGCTGCATGCAATCGAGTTGTTCTACCTGTGGGACATGAAAGGCCCGCTGCCGATGATGCTGCGCGGTGGCCCGCTGTGGGGCAGCCGCCGTGCGCTCGCGACGCGGCTGCGCAGCCACTGGATTCGTTTCGTGCGCGAGGGCCGTCCCGGTGACGAATGGCAGCCGTTCGACACCTCGCGCCGCGCTACGCTGGTCTTCGGCCGGCGCGATCGGGTGGTCGACGACCCCGAAGGCCCACTTCGCGCGGCGTGGGGCGCGCAAGACAGTGGGCCCGGCATGGTGACGCTCGGCAGCGGTTGA
- a CDS encoding diiron oxygenase yields the protein METATPDTASPETASQLAVRLSKASCKKFYDVYNAFDWPERLQEGAWCMPPELISLYGTPMWETLDEATRHKLSLHEVANMFSLVLQGERILVQGLAHRLYSTSNNREITEYLHHFLDEENKHMVMFGEFCHRYIGKVYPEKKLPIPKEMDRGQEEVVFFSMAMVVEELGDFYNVLIGRDERCDPLVREINKVHHIDEARHLAFGRLYLAELFERYSPSWSPEKLASFQEWLAAFLKACWADYYNPSVYRDAGIADAYDVRQAALAHPATVAHRQRGAEKIVGYFLKTGLLAEQPAW from the coding sequence ATGGAAACCGCCACGCCCGACACCGCCTCGCCGGAAACCGCTTCGCAACTTGCCGTGCGCCTGTCCAAGGCCTCGTGCAAGAAGTTCTACGACGTCTACAACGCCTTCGACTGGCCCGAGCGGCTGCAGGAAGGCGCATGGTGCATGCCGCCCGAGCTGATCTCGCTCTACGGCACGCCGATGTGGGAGACGCTCGACGAGGCCACACGCCACAAGCTGAGCCTGCACGAGGTGGCCAACATGTTCAGCCTCGTGCTGCAAGGCGAGCGCATCCTCGTGCAAGGCCTCGCGCACCGGCTCTACAGCACCAGCAACAACCGCGAGATCACCGAGTACCTGCATCACTTCCTCGATGAAGAGAACAAGCACATGGTGATGTTTGGCGAGTTCTGCCACCGCTACATCGGCAAGGTGTACCCGGAGAAGAAGCTGCCGATCCCGAAGGAGATGGACCGCGGCCAGGAAGAAGTGGTCTTCTTCAGCATGGCGATGGTGGTCGAGGAACTCGGCGACTTCTACAACGTGCTCATCGGCCGCGACGAACGTTGCGACCCGCTGGTGCGCGAGATCAACAAGGTGCATCACATCGACGAAGCGCGGCACCTGGCCTTCGGCCGGCTGTACCTGGCCGAACTCTTCGAGCGCTACAGCCCGTCGTGGTCGCCCGAGAAGCTGGCCTCGTTCCAGGAGTGGCTGGCCGCGTTCCTCAAGGCCTGCTGGGCCGACTACTACAACCCGAGCGTGTACCGCGACGCCGGCATTGCCGATGCCTATGACGTGCGGCAGGCGGCGCTTGCGCACCCGGCCACCGTGGCGCACCGCCAACGCGGCGCCGAGAAGATCGTGGGCTACTTCCTCAAGACGGGCCTGCTCGCCGAACAGCCGGCGTGGTGA
- a CDS encoding alpha/beta hydrolase: MTTFDPAWLDVQYNNRARVPGYQQIFDRWRTASARVREGMTCVADVPYGTGPDETLDIFPAAEPRSPVFVFIHGGWWRSLDKSDHSFLAASLVAAGAMVVMPNYSLCPGTDDAPVGIDTIALQMTKALAWVYRNAALYGGSPGRIVVSGHSAGGHLAAMMLCCEWTEVDKRLPMQLVSRALGISGVYDLKPIQQTPFLKQDLRLTPEAVDRLSPARFRAPREARFYATVGGDESEEFLRQSQLLQMAWGTQVVPRFEPVPGTNHFTVLHDLADPEGRSHRMALELMGLPRVNPEK, translated from the coding sequence ATGACCACATTCGACCCCGCCTGGCTCGACGTTCAATACAACAACCGCGCCCGGGTGCCGGGGTACCAGCAGATCTTCGATCGCTGGCGCACCGCTTCGGCGCGGGTGCGCGAAGGCATGACCTGCGTGGCCGACGTGCCCTACGGCACTGGGCCCGATGAGACGCTCGACATCTTCCCCGCCGCCGAGCCGCGCTCGCCGGTGTTCGTGTTCATCCACGGCGGCTGGTGGCGCAGCCTCGACAAGTCCGACCACTCCTTCCTCGCGGCCAGTCTCGTGGCCGCCGGGGCGATGGTGGTGATGCCCAACTATTCGCTGTGCCCGGGCACGGACGACGCGCCGGTCGGCATCGACACCATCGCGCTGCAGATGACAAAGGCACTGGCCTGGGTCTACCGCAATGCGGCGCTCTATGGCGGCAGCCCCGGGCGCATCGTTGTCTCGGGCCACTCGGCCGGCGGGCACCTCGCCGCGATGATGCTGTGCTGCGAGTGGACCGAGGTCGACAAGCGCCTGCCCATGCAACTGGTGAGCCGTGCGCTGGGCATCTCGGGCGTCTACGACCTGAAGCCCATCCAGCAGACCCCGTTCCTCAAGCAAGACTTGCGGCTTACGCCGGAGGCGGTTGACCGGCTGAGCCCGGCGCGCTTTCGGGCGCCGCGCGAGGCGCGCTTCTACGCCACCGTGGGCGGTGACGAGAGCGAGGAGTTCCTGCGCCAGAGCCAGCTCCTGCAGATGGCGTGGGGCACGCAGGTCGTGCCGCGTTTCGAGCCTGTGCCTGGCACCAACCATTTCACCGTGCTGCACGACCTGGCCGACCCCGAGGGGCGCTCGCACCGCATGGCGCTGGAGTTGATGGGCCTGCCCCGCGTAAACCCTGAAAAATAG
- a CDS encoding MupA/Atu3671 family FMN-dependent luciferase-like monooxygenase codes for MQIDLHANQDRPLAFSLYYFGSDEGGPQASAQRRLLFESARFADDNGFSAVWAPERHFHAFGGLSPNPSVMAAALAATTKNVRIRSGSVVVPLHHPARVAEEWAMVDFLSGGRVDLGLASGWFPNDFILAAPANYERRSEIVFERVDELRRLWAGEPFEAVNPLGDRVQLRTMPRPVQSHLPIWITAAGNPQTFRRAGAMGLNVLTHLLGQSLEALAEKIAAYREAWRDTGHAGQGTVTLMLHTFVGGSEAEVRRKVKAPMLRYLASSANLVGQYTAAVPFFQKQCAASPAPTTQDDLNDALEFSFERYYATSSLLGTLDDCLGMTDKLKAIEVDEVACLIDFGVDPDEVLAALPALAELRDLAQVPMSEEEMLMGG; via the coding sequence ATGCAGATCGACCTTCACGCCAACCAGGACCGGCCGCTGGCCTTCAGCCTCTACTACTTCGGCAGCGACGAAGGCGGGCCGCAGGCCAGCGCCCAGCGCCGGCTGCTCTTCGAGAGCGCACGCTTCGCCGACGACAACGGCTTCTCCGCCGTGTGGGCGCCCGAGCGCCACTTTCATGCCTTCGGCGGCCTGTCGCCCAACCCCTCGGTCATGGCGGCGGCCTTGGCCGCGACGACGAAGAACGTGCGCATCCGCTCCGGGAGCGTCGTCGTGCCGCTGCACCACCCGGCACGCGTGGCCGAAGAGTGGGCGATGGTCGACTTCCTCTCCGGTGGCCGTGTCGACCTCGGGCTCGCCTCGGGCTGGTTCCCCAACGACTTCATCCTCGCGGCGCCGGCCAACTACGAGCGGCGCAGCGAGATCGTCTTCGAGCGTGTCGACGAGCTGCGGCGCCTGTGGGCCGGCGAGCCCTTCGAAGCCGTCAACCCGCTCGGCGACCGGGTGCAGCTGCGCACCATGCCCCGCCCGGTGCAATCTCATCTGCCGATCTGGATCACCGCGGCCGGCAACCCGCAGACCTTCCGCCGTGCCGGTGCAATGGGCCTGAACGTGCTCACGCACCTGCTCGGCCAGTCGCTCGAAGCGCTGGCCGAGAAGATTGCGGCCTACCGAGAAGCGTGGCGAGACACGGGCCACGCAGGGCAGGGCACCGTCACCTTGATGCTGCACACCTTCGTCGGCGGGAGCGAGGCCGAGGTGCGCCGCAAGGTCAAGGCCCCGATGCTGCGCTACCTCGCCAGCTCCGCCAACCTCGTGGGCCAGTACACGGCGGCCGTGCCCTTCTTCCAGAAGCAGTGCGCGGCCAGCCCGGCACCCACCACGCAAGACGATCTCAACGACGCGCTCGAGTTCTCGTTCGAGCGCTACTACGCCACGAGTTCACTCCTGGGCACGCTCGACGACTGCCTCGGCATGACCGACAAGCTCAAGGCCATCGAGGTCGACGAAGTGGCCTGCCTGATCGACTTCGGCGTCGACCCCGACGAGGTGCTCGCCGCGCTGCCGGCGCTCGCCGAGTTGCGCGACCTTGCACAGGTGCCGATGAGTGAGGAAGAGATGCTGATGGGCGGTTGA
- a CDS encoding CDP-alcohol phosphatidyltransferase family protein has translation MAHTPSVRQPRHFSMLRGFHLADFVTLGNAACGTVAVFLAMAYMNSHALQQFYAAAAMAPLAFVFDVLDGRVARWRQTHSALGRELDSLADIVSFGVAPAALGYAAGLQGGWDVMALVYFVCCGVSRLARYNVTAESLSGADAKVRYFEGTPIPTSVVLVGVLALAASMGALGEDLWGGAWQLGPWVLHALSLMFVLSGTLMVSKTLHIPKL, from the coding sequence ATGGCCCATACCCCGTCCGTCCGTCAGCCTCGCCATTTCTCCATGCTGCGTGGCTTCCACCTCGCCGACTTCGTCACCCTCGGCAACGCCGCCTGCGGCACCGTGGCGGTGTTCCTCGCAATGGCTTACATGAATTCGCATGCGTTGCAGCAGTTCTACGCCGCCGCTGCGATGGCCCCGCTGGCATTCGTGTTCGACGTGCTCGATGGCCGCGTCGCCCGTTGGCGCCAGACCCACTCCGCTCTGGGGCGTGAGCTCGATTCGCTCGCCGACATCGTGTCCTTCGGCGTGGCGCCTGCTGCGCTGGGTTATGCGGCCGGTCTGCAGGGGGGCTGGGATGTGATGGCGCTTGTGTACTTCGTCTGCTGCGGCGTCTCACGCCTAGCACGCTACAACGTGACGGCCGAATCGCTGTCGGGCGCAGACGCCAAGGTACGCTACTTCGAAGGCACGCCGATCCCGACGAGTGTGGTGCTGGTGGGCGTGCTTGCCCTGGCGGCCTCGATGGGCGCGCTTGGCGAAGACCTGTGGGGCGGCGCCTGGCAGCTCGGCCCGTGGGTCCTGCACGCCCTGTCGCTGATGTTCGTGCTCTCCGGCACGCTCATGGTCAGCAAGACGCTGCACATCCCCAAGCTCTGA
- a CDS encoding T6SS effector BTH_I2691 family protein: MNTSSCKRCVREGLAILPVLYAVAPKALSGVVPSVGGNFGVGVTDKALVDHIYTLRAPDPGYIYVLYQGKGWQGYLVDASGYLRYYPDLSIEDMPATIPDKSEVLNCKRAGFNHLGVEAMCIDLQMATGAVYVAYSRVRWTRAVRDVHKRNPGARMQQVLGLSGSPFPHAEVLTAANLQNRVVNYKPGATGWFNLATVTYGSGPDRSGSAATLPARTLEMSGQLKKPGLIMALWDPVGITAELNEQRNIQVAKLAQVAGIGTDDAANVERARKRLVAEVIDGLLKNAEANPGPFYDRNYGPERYTKHINQAEWAKARRDSTAFEIAKQRAERASKDYVTWFASVDTVCRANVLQNDYDVCDAASSFAYERAVAATTRGSGTTVIEQERVWWPALVKQATDHDSWFYRAICGSHRDAMDFINQEKKWDKAFDGPKLAEAVVKELYESSVPALVSLHGTLRYLRPANEHTKELVDSVATMLLKMQADPKMRQHFGKLVGRVSTALMVRADVLPRGFKVSGFKQSIALYIQKAISGDTRATLSGLANAQRVTGSVSVSNGATGAVPVDAPALNRQEAEQTAAFMVMRLKSRKLTAADLRALGLDKLADMDLRTRRARGAATANIAMERMANPYAENYAARTVAKVDAGFSAGALFFQMVSFAIALKDLTDPKSDAQRRADGVVGLTTAVLSGAAAILEIRAAAQLMRGATKESIKAIARAGALLGGLANVVEGVWLIRRGRQKVEGGDKDSGLWTIGSGVALVAAGVTGVVGATLATGTIPVVGWALATLVLLGLSLYCAINANSTDDDNLTPVEYWLDNGTFGLKRLIAKDKNPYLKAPATAVAPWGDVRSEIVALQEVLLVVQAEISVEPLHVGTVFEGLFSRNADIARYVSVDLPRWSENSRVVMKMHATTVPKDGQQRFMAMQFEFAGGRNRESEIARQGLEPIPQQSGRLAEIVVTPKGTGSFWKHDAIVPQAQTPDLKVDAEAAQMRIYNRIDIFNTINVRTGPNEIKRADIWTTELTVLYWPDEVDLPELHLKMTGVKEQLTASAAY, encoded by the coding sequence ATGAACACCTCTTCCTGCAAACGCTGCGTTCGCGAAGGCTTGGCCATCCTGCCCGTGCTCTACGCTGTCGCGCCAAAGGCGTTGTCCGGTGTTGTTCCATCGGTGGGGGGGAACTTCGGCGTTGGCGTCACCGACAAGGCGTTGGTCGATCACATCTATACGCTGCGAGCACCTGATCCTGGATACATCTATGTGCTGTACCAAGGCAAAGGGTGGCAAGGTTATTTGGTCGATGCGTCGGGCTACCTGCGTTACTACCCCGATCTTTCGATCGAAGACATGCCGGCGACGATTCCCGATAAGTCCGAAGTGTTGAACTGCAAGCGCGCAGGATTCAACCACTTGGGGGTCGAAGCGATGTGCATCGATCTGCAGATGGCCACCGGCGCGGTCTACGTCGCATACAGCCGAGTGCGCTGGACGCGCGCAGTGCGTGATGTCCATAAGCGCAACCCAGGCGCTCGCATGCAGCAGGTATTGGGCTTGAGTGGTAGCCCGTTCCCACATGCCGAGGTGTTGACCGCAGCCAACCTGCAGAACCGTGTCGTCAACTACAAGCCGGGGGCCACAGGCTGGTTCAACCTTGCGACGGTGACATATGGAAGCGGTCCGGATCGCAGTGGCTCGGCGGCGACCTTGCCAGCGCGCACTTTGGAAATGAGTGGCCAGCTGAAGAAGCCGGGGCTCATCATGGCTTTGTGGGACCCTGTAGGTATCACTGCTGAGTTGAACGAGCAGCGCAACATCCAGGTGGCCAAGCTGGCGCAAGTGGCCGGAATCGGTACCGACGATGCTGCCAACGTCGAGCGGGCACGCAAGCGCCTTGTTGCGGAAGTCATAGATGGGTTGCTCAAGAACGCCGAGGCTAACCCTGGACCCTTTTACGATCGCAACTATGGCCCGGAACGCTACACGAAGCACATCAACCAGGCGGAGTGGGCCAAAGCGAGGCGTGATTCCACAGCTTTCGAAATAGCGAAGCAGCGGGCAGAACGCGCCAGCAAGGACTATGTGACATGGTTCGCCAGCGTGGACACCGTTTGCCGCGCGAACGTCCTGCAGAACGACTATGACGTTTGCGATGCTGCCTCCAGTTTTGCGTACGAGCGCGCTGTGGCGGCAACCACACGAGGATCTGGTACGACGGTGATCGAACAGGAAAGGGTCTGGTGGCCAGCGTTGGTGAAGCAGGCAACGGACCATGACAGCTGGTTCTATCGAGCCATCTGTGGTTCGCATCGCGACGCTATGGATTTCATCAACCAGGAAAAGAAGTGGGACAAGGCGTTCGATGGCCCCAAGCTGGCCGAAGCCGTCGTCAAGGAGCTATACGAAAGCTCCGTGCCGGCGTTGGTAAGCCTGCACGGCACCCTCCGGTATCTGCGGCCGGCTAATGAACACACCAAGGAACTGGTGGATTCGGTGGCGACCATGCTTCTCAAGATGCAGGCCGACCCCAAGATGCGTCAGCACTTCGGCAAGCTCGTCGGACGCGTGAGCACGGCGTTGATGGTTCGCGCCGACGTGCTGCCTCGAGGTTTCAAGGTCAGCGGTTTCAAGCAGAGCATCGCTCTGTACATCCAGAAGGCCATCAGCGGCGACACACGCGCAACACTCTCTGGCCTTGCCAATGCACAACGCGTGACGGGGAGTGTCTCAGTGTCGAACGGCGCAACCGGAGCCGTTCCGGTGGACGCCCCGGCACTCAATCGGCAGGAGGCCGAGCAAACGGCAGCCTTCATGGTCATGCGCCTGAAGAGCCGCAAGCTCACTGCTGCCGACCTTCGGGCGCTCGGCCTGGACAAGCTGGCGGACATGGACTTGCGTACGCGCCGAGCGCGTGGTGCTGCGACGGCGAACATTGCCATGGAGAGGATGGCGAATCCTTACGCAGAGAACTACGCGGCACGTACCGTTGCGAAGGTCGACGCAGGTTTCTCTGCTGGAGCGTTGTTCTTCCAGATGGTGTCTTTTGCGATTGCACTGAAAGATTTGACCGACCCAAAAAGTGATGCGCAGAGGCGAGCTGATGGTGTGGTGGGCTTGACCACTGCTGTGCTCTCTGGCGCTGCCGCCATTCTAGAAATAAGAGCTGCCGCGCAACTGATGCGGGGGGCTACCAAAGAGTCCATCAAAGCAATTGCTCGGGCCGGCGCGCTCTTGGGTGGTTTGGCGAATGTCGTTGAGGGCGTATGGCTGATACGTCGGGGGCGGCAAAAGGTCGAGGGGGGCGACAAGGACTCGGGCCTTTGGACGATTGGCAGTGGAGTCGCGCTAGTAGCAGCCGGTGTCACGGGGGTGGTTGGCGCAACTTTGGCGACCGGCACAATTCCGGTAGTTGGGTGGGCGCTGGCGACTCTGGTCTTGCTTGGCCTGTCTCTGTATTGCGCGATCAATGCGAACTCCACAGATGACGACAATCTGACTCCCGTTGAGTATTGGCTTGACAACGGCACCTTCGGCCTGAAAAGACTTATCGCGAAGGACAAGAATCCCTATCTCAAGGCGCCAGCCACAGCCGTGGCGCCCTGGGGCGACGTCCGCTCTGAAATCGTCGCCTTGCAAGAGGTGCTGTTGGTCGTCCAGGCTGAAATCTCGGTTGAACCACTTCATGTGGGCACGGTCTTCGAAGGCCTGTTCTCTCGCAACGCGGATATCGCTCGCTATGTTTCGGTCGATCTACCGCGGTGGTCGGAAAACAGCCGTGTTGTGATGAAGATGCACGCGACAACCGTACCTAAGGATGGCCAGCAGCGCTTCATGGCGATGCAATTCGAATTTGCAGGCGGCAGAAACAGGGAGTCGGAAATTGCCAGGCAAGGACTCGAGCCGATTCCGCAGCAGAGTGGACGATTGGCGGAGATCGTTGTTACTCCTAAAGGAACCGGGTCATTCTGGAAGCACGACGCCATCGTTCCACAGGCGCAGACGCCAGACTTGAAGGTTGATGCAGAGGCCGCGCAGATGCGCATCTACAACAGGATCGATATCTTCAATACGATTAATGTTCGGACCGGCCCCAATGAAATCAAGCGCGCAGACATTTGGACCACGGAGTTGACGGTGCTGTACTGGCCTGACGAGGTTGACCTTCCCGAATTGCACTTGAAGATGACTGGTGTCAAAGAGCAACTCACCGCCTCTGCGGCTTATTGA